In Besnoitia besnoiti strain Bb-Ger1 chromosome I, whole genome shotgun sequence, the genomic window ATGAGTGATGGGCACCGTCCATCCCATAGCTCTCCAACTCGGACTACGTCCCTTCAGACATTCCCGCAGCAAACGAGTACTGGTCACTAGTCAGTGCATCATGACGTCACGGGAAACTACTAAGCTTTTCTGGAACCTCCCAGGCAGACCAGTAATAGCCGCTTCGCACCCCATTAGTGAGTACTCGATATACATGCCTCGAAATGGTGCGCTGGTGACATGCTTCCCGTAGACGCCAGGATCAAACGCGTATTAATTCCTGCAGTTACAAACTGCCGTGAATATTCTATACTGTGTCTACACCCTGTCGACCTGATACTCAACAGGCGAATCAAGCGTGCAGTAACCTTCCGCAGAGGGCGGGAAAGTAAAGAGCCGACGCAGCGGTGCGGCAATCTTGACAATGGCGCCTCTCAAACTGCCAACAACTCGTCCAGCAACAATCTGTTTGAAGTACAGGAAAGAGAAAGCGATGTGGTGAACTAGGTTTGGCACGCCAACAAAAGAGGAGCCACACTTAACACGCGGTCATCCCCTCTTGCGATACCCACGCAACAGAAACGGATTTGTCGAACGAACTGCTCAGCGTGCAACGAGAACTCaggccttcgtctccgctgtcaAGGTGTTCTGCGCTTCGCCAGACTCCGCTTGGACTTTCCTGCCGACATCCTCGGTTTCACCGTGAAGCTCCATGAGTTTAGTGACTGAGACACATAAAACAACATACCAGAACTTGCCCAGATCAATGAAGTGAATATGACTTAACACTGAACGTCACGTGACACACGGTAAAAGGCGAAACCCACACGGCTCTGTATCAGTGTCTTACGATCGAACTTCGGCTTCTTCAACATCTTAACCTTGCGAATGAACACGTTCTGAAGCGGGAAGATGCCTTTGCATGCGTGTTCGATGTCCTTGCCAATGGATTCAGGGATGAACTTCTTGACCAGGTCCCTCAGTTGGCACTTGGAAGCCTCCGCAGACATGATGGTCATCATCTTCTTGCGGATTGCACGGATCTGGGATGTCTGAGCGTAGCATGTGCTCTTCACCTGGTCTGGTCTGTAGCCAGTAGGATAACAGAAAGGAAACGTGCCACCAGAGTACACGAAAGCCTGAAAAAAACCACTGTATTTGACGCGCTAAACGCCGTAAAGGATACGCTATAGTCAAACCGCTGCCCTCTCCCTCACCTCCTCTTGGTGAACGCGATGCAGAACATCCTCAAGGTGTAGCCGTCCAAGGTCGTCACATCAACGAATGCCTCGATGAGGGAGTGCCACTTGCGGACCAGGGAGCAAATCTTGTCTCGGGTCATATCCATTCCATGAAAGTCTGTCAGGCAGTTTCTCCCCTGAATATCTTCGCAGCAGAGCTTGATCTTCCTGAAGCCCTGATCCTCATCATTGTTGAGATCTGCGAGGTTGACCTCGTAAATGCGGCCACGGAGCCCGTCAACCGCCAACTCTGATCACATAGAAACAACGCCACCGACAGATCACAGTCATGCACATGAATGAACGGACGAGGGGAGCCAAAAGAGAGAAGGGCTATCTCGCCAGAGACCGAAGGGCAACTCTGGAACACAAATTGCACCTCCTCTTCCCGATTGCTGCCGAGAAAAAAGCGTAGGTTTGATCTCTTGAGAAAACGACTCAGTTTTTTTACCAGCTCGCGTCTGGTCACACCAACAGAGGATAGGCCTCCTGGCCACACACTCCTCGGATCGCTTTCCCCGCAGTTTCGACGAATATTGCTTACTGGTCCCTGCCGATTTCGTGACGAGAGTCTTCCCAAAATTGCGGACGTTGAAAAGAGTGGGAGCCTTCAGGTCATACCACTCCTTCTTCAGGAAAGGATCTCCaatcttcttcttcccccccTTCTTTCCCTTGCTCATCCGCTTGTTCTTTCCGATCGCCATTTTTCCTGTCTGCGGTTGATTCACACTTCAGGCAACGATGGAAAACGGAAAACAGTGTGCTCTTTTCACGAGCCACACTTTATtgggaagaaaaagaggaatATCTCAACGGCAGCGCGTGCAGACTCTCTCAAGTTGCAAGCATGGAAAGGACTTGTGCGGTGGGGTGCGGGTACGCCGAACAACCGACGTTTTACCAAGCTCCAGCATGTGGGGCCTTCGGCGCCCGTCAGTATACAGGGTCTGGGCgttggcgcatgcagctacGTAAAGAGTGGACAGCTGCTGACCTCCTGAATGCTTTTGCAGCACGCACTTTTGCGACGCAAAGATATCTACCGTATTGGATGCGTTTTGGGGCACCGCCACTTCGATACCAGTGTTTGTTGCCTTCGGAGGAGGTGGTGGGTCAGCTTAGAAACAGTCGGTTACAGATTATTCGAAATGCTCTCAGATGGGCAACTTCCGCGGTTCGTCTCAATAGCATAGGGAAGCGTCACAGCTTTCGAGCGTTGTGCGCCTGTCAAGACGTCTCATGCGAAAACGCAACAAGCCGATCGGTGGACGGGGTTCGTTATAATATTTTGGAGGAAAAAAAAGTAGACACCAACGAGACTGTGTTCCACAACGTCTGAATTCCTGTAGAGCCCGACCACCAAAAGCCCCTAGTGTGTTCTTGTCAGAGCAGGACCGCAGTCCAGCTTCCACAGTTTCAGTTGTTGTCTGTTCAACTGCTCGTGGTGGTGGATCGACGTTTTCGCTGCGAAAAAGGAAAGGCAGGGTTGTACACGGTTCCCTCAATGATTCAGGGCAGTCCTGGCGTTGTTTCGCCTCCCTTTTCCTGCCATGAAGAATGTTTGAAATCGCGCGGCAACAATATAATACGTCGCGGTCTGCTGAGGGCCCAGACAGGGCCATCCGCTTTTAACACTGGCGTGTCTGTACAGTGTTAGTCTGTCTTCGTATGGCGTTTTGACCTCTGTGGACCACCACTCCTCGCTTAACGGATACTGTAAGGCAGGATGGCGGGCCGTGTTATGCTTTTTGTGTGCACGTTTGCTCTACTGGAGACTGCCGTTGGATTTCGCTTTCAGCGGTTCTCGAGGTTGGTACTGTGCTATGGTCAGGCAGTTCCACTGCAGGAATGGTCCATTGTCGTCGCAGTATAGACACGGGTAGCATTACGGGGCATGCGATatctctctgcagcgagcaCATTGTAAGCAGGAAATCTCACCAACGAACGCAGCGGGTCACTGTTTCGAAACTTTGTCAGCCAGAGTCGGCAAGTGCTTCGACAGTTTGTTGGTCGTCATGTGCGGAAACACAGTCAAAGGCAACCTGCAATGGCCAGGCTGAAAGTAGGATGAATACACAATTTTAACAAGAAGACTGACTGTCTTTTGCGTGGGATTACAGCGTGGCAGTTTGTCTTGCAAATTCCATCGAAGCCTTTCAAGGAAGCTGCTCCGGGTTATGAAGGTGAAACAGATAGTCGTGTTTCGTACTACCGGGTAATAACATACGAAACACATTTCTAGGGTGTGCTCTGAACGAAAAACGTTTCTTGTGCAGCTTGTCGGAAACCCTTAATTCCCAGTGCACCGAAAATGCTGGAACGAGGGTAGGTGACTGATGAGTCTGTATTTGTTTCAGTACTGGATACCGTGCTCAGATGAAAcctggcggcgtctgctaCACAGCTTGCGGGGTCCCGAGCTGTCCCTCTGGTGACTTCGAAGAATTAGTGCCCAGGGAGGATTTCAAGGTGATTCGCACTGCCTGTCACTCCTCAGCACACGCGTAACCTAGTGTTGCAACAGTATCTTGGATGCGAGGGAGGGACGCACCGGACGCGATGCCGGAGACGCACACAAATCGAAAGCCTTACTGAAAACCTAGTTGTCAAACCGCAAAGGTTGCCAGTTGAATAGATCCCTTTTACGACAAGTGAACTGAAAAAAATTGGCGTACATAGCCGCTTACCAACTTAAAATAACATGCAAAATCCCCGTTGCGACTAATTATGTTACCGCTGCGAGCTTGTTGAAATAACAATCGGACTTGAACACTTGCACGTTCTTCGGACGTATGCACCGGTGTGAATAGTGACAACACAATTTCCTACATATGTAACGAAGGCGTTGCCGCTAACGATGTTCTATTATATGTTGTGCCTCATTAGCACCGTCTCTGGAAATCTGCGTGGTTCGAGTCTCCCTGTTTCCTGGACAAGGCTCTCGGTACCTTAGCCAACAGTAATATAGTATTCCCGCGATTGAAGACACTGAGCGCAACACACCATCAGGTGCAGAAAACACGCTGCAGATAGCAACAGCAATGTACGCAGGAAGGACACATCACTGACTGATCCGTCAGCACGCCTTCGTGCTCTCTGGCGGTCGGTAAGAAGCATATATAATTTTTAAGAAAAGGCTTCACCAATGACTTACCGGTGCCCAGCAGAACCAGGGAGGACAGCACTTCATCGAAGATGACCTGCAAAAAGAATGCACACATGCATCGAAACATTTGTGCCTCGCTATATCGAGCGAGGATCGCACACTTCTTCACTGACAACTTATGAAAGCGACGTGGCCCGC contains:
- a CDS encoding ribosomal protein RPS3A (encoded by transcript BESB_008860) produces the protein MAIGKNKRMSKGKKGGKKKIGDPFLKKEWYDLKAPTLFNVRNFGKTLVTKSAGTKLAVDGLRGRIYEVNLADLNNDEDQGFRKIKLCCEDIQGRNCLTDFHGMDMTRDKICSLVRKWHSLIEAFVDVTTLDGYTLRMFCIAFTKRRPDQVKSTCYAQTSQIRAIRKKMMTIMSAEASKCQLRDLVKKFIPESIGKDIEHACKGIFPLQNVFIRKVKMLKKPKFDLTKLMELHGETEDVGRKVQAESGEAQNTLTAETKA
- a CDS encoding hypothetical protein (encoded by transcript BESB_008870); amino-acid sequence: MAGRVMLFVCTFALLETAVGFRFQRFSRLVLIDTGSITGHAISLCSEHIPESASASTVCWSSCAETQSKATCNGQAETWQFVLQIPSKPFKEAAPGYEGCALNEKRFLCSLSETLNSQCTENAGTRHTRNLVLQQYLGCEGGTHRTRCRRRTQIESLTENLVVKPQRLPVE